A single region of the Marinobacter nanhaiticus D15-8W genome encodes:
- the mqo gene encoding malate dehydrogenase (quinone), translating to MTARQADVVLVGGGVMSATLGMMFRQLDPSLDIVMVERLDHVAHESTDGWNNAGTGHAGYCELNYTPETEDGSIQIDRALNINAAFEISLQFWSYLVEQGILPEPTKFINPTPHQSFVWGDDNVAYLRKRHELLSKHHLFKEMRFTDEPETLKEWMPLIMQNRDPMQAVAATRVDHGSDVDFGALTRNMVKWLDTQPNFDLLLSHSVKRLAKRDNGRWKVRLRDESTGETKKIEAGFVFIGAGGAALPLLQKSEIDEARGYGGFPVSGQWLVCQNPEVIKKHYSKVYGKAPIGAPPMSVPHLDTRIINGEPALLFGPFAGFTTKFLKQGSIMDLFSSVKGGNIVPMMQVGKSNMDLTRYLIKEAFQSHEDRMEALRNFFTDAKAENWHLREAGQRVQIIKKSADGRGKLEFGTEIVAAKDGSLAALLGASPGASTAVGAMINVIERCFPERIKSQEWQARMRELVPSYGQSLVEDAELLNQVRSRTLSTLQLDKLRPREA from the coding sequence ATGACTGCAAGACAGGCAGATGTCGTGCTGGTCGGCGGTGGCGTCATGAGCGCCACCCTCGGCATGATGTTCAGGCAGCTTGATCCGTCGCTGGACATCGTCATGGTAGAGCGTCTCGATCACGTGGCCCATGAGAGCACAGACGGTTGGAACAATGCGGGTACCGGCCATGCCGGCTACTGTGAGCTGAACTACACCCCGGAAACCGAAGACGGCAGCATTCAGATCGACCGGGCCCTGAATATCAACGCGGCGTTTGAGATTTCGCTGCAATTCTGGTCCTACCTGGTCGAGCAGGGCATCCTGCCGGAGCCGACCAAGTTCATCAACCCCACGCCACATCAGAGCTTCGTCTGGGGCGACGACAACGTCGCGTACCTGCGCAAGCGCCATGAACTGCTGAGCAAGCATCACCTGTTCAAGGAAATGCGCTTCACGGATGAGCCTGAGACGCTTAAGGAGTGGATGCCGCTGATCATGCAGAACCGTGATCCCATGCAGGCGGTTGCGGCAACGCGCGTGGACCACGGTTCCGATGTGGATTTCGGTGCGCTGACGCGCAACATGGTCAAATGGCTGGACACCCAGCCCAACTTCGATCTGTTGCTGAGCCATTCCGTGAAGCGCCTGGCCAAGCGTGACAATGGTCGCTGGAAAGTGCGCCTGCGTGACGAGAGTACCGGCGAAACCAAGAAGATCGAGGCGGGTTTCGTGTTTATCGGTGCCGGTGGCGCTGCTCTGCCGCTGCTGCAGAAGTCTGAGATCGACGAGGCCCGAGGCTATGGCGGGTTCCCGGTCAGCGGCCAATGGCTGGTATGCCAGAACCCGGAAGTCATCAAGAAGCACTACTCCAAGGTTTATGGCAAGGCGCCGATCGGCGCGCCGCCGATGTCCGTACCCCACCTGGATACGCGCATCATTAACGGCGAGCCGGCCCTGCTGTTCGGTCCCTTCGCCGGCTTTACCACCAAGTTCCTCAAGCAGGGGTCCATCATGGACCTGTTTTCCTCGGTGAAGGGTGGCAACATCGTCCCCATGATGCAGGTGGGCAAGAGCAACATGGACCTGACCCGCTACCTGATCAAGGAAGCGTTCCAGTCCCATGAGGATCGTATGGAGGCCCTGCGCAACTTCTTCACCGATGCCAAAGCTGAAAACTGGCATCTGCGAGAAGCGGGCCAGCGGGTCCAGATCATCAAGAAATCCGCTGATGGTCGCGGCAAGCTGGAGTTCGGCACCGAGATCGTAGCGGCCAAGGATGGTTCCCTGGCGGCGCTGCTGGGCGCATCGCCGGGGGCCTCTACCGCCGTCGGTGCGATGATCAATGTCATCGAGCGCTGCTTCCCCGAGCGCATCAAGTCGCAGGAGTGGCAGGCGCGCATGCGCGAGCTGGTGCCGTCTTACGGACAGTCCCTGGTCGAAGATGCCGAGCTGCTCAACCAGGTTCGCTCCCGGACCCTGTCCACACTCCAGCTCGACAAGCTGCGCCCCCGCGAGGCGTAG
- the nhaD gene encoding sodium:proton antiporter NhaD, whose amino-acid sequence MHWLDVVLISFAVLALLGVIFEEVTHINKAKVTLFFGTLSWLLLFISSGSSTETEAVSRGLAESISEIAGLWLFLVAAMTFVAYLNKKGMIENLIYLIMPKRIKENHLLLLTGLFCFIFSSLADNITATLVSCALILSLHLDRKKQIRFITLVVFAVNSGGVALITGDVTTLMIFLADKVEILTLLALSVPAACGVFLLALLLSRGMQGEVELVHDRNEVRGVDIAIAGLFLLTIVSTIVCNVLFQVPPVLMFLFGLSVMFLISRFYSHDSDLDPILEYIRTIEFETLLFFLGILLIVGMLKEIQALGSFVAIYEVLPPLVANYLMGMFSAIIDNVPLTAALLKAGIEMSPGEWLGLTYAVGVGGSLLVIGSAAGIVAMSKIPGLTFASYLRYSLWLLVAYTVGYAGVYVLGLFI is encoded by the coding sequence ATGCATTGGTTGGATGTTGTCCTGATCAGTTTTGCCGTACTGGCCTTGCTGGGCGTTATCTTCGAGGAAGTGACCCATATCAACAAGGCGAAGGTCACCCTCTTCTTCGGCACCCTGTCCTGGTTACTGCTGTTCATCTCCAGCGGATCATCGACTGAAACCGAAGCCGTCTCCCGGGGCCTGGCGGAGAGTATTTCCGAAATTGCCGGCCTCTGGCTGTTCCTGGTCGCCGCGATGACCTTCGTCGCCTACCTGAACAAGAAGGGCATGATCGAGAACCTGATCTACCTGATCATGCCCAAGCGCATCAAGGAGAACCACCTGCTCCTGCTGACCGGGCTGTTCTGTTTCATTTTCTCATCCCTGGCGGACAATATCACAGCCACCCTGGTCTCCTGCGCACTGATACTGTCTTTACATCTGGACCGGAAAAAACAGATCAGGTTCATTACGCTGGTGGTGTTTGCCGTAAACTCCGGCGGGGTCGCGCTGATCACCGGCGACGTTACCACCCTGATGATCTTCCTGGCGGACAAGGTGGAAATCCTCACCCTGTTGGCCCTGTCCGTTCCCGCGGCGTGCGGCGTATTCCTGTTGGCACTGCTGCTGTCCCGCGGCATGCAGGGCGAAGTCGAGCTGGTGCACGACCGCAACGAAGTGCGCGGTGTGGATATCGCCATTGCCGGCCTGTTCCTGCTCACCATTGTGTCCACCATCGTCTGCAACGTGCTGTTCCAGGTCCCGCCGGTATTGATGTTCCTGTTCGGCCTGTCGGTGATGTTCCTGATTTCCCGGTTCTATAGTCACGATTCCGACCTGGACCCGATCCTCGAATACATCCGCACAATCGAGTTCGAGACCCTGCTGTTCTTCCTCGGAATTCTGCTGATTGTCGGTATGTTGAAGGAAATCCAGGCCCTTGGCAGTTTCGTTGCCATTTACGAAGTCCTGCCGCCACTAGTCGCCAACTACCTAATGGGGATGTTCTCGGCGATCATCGACAACGTTCCGCTGACCGCAGCGCTTCTCAAAGCCGGCATAGAGATGTCGCCAGGCGAGTGGCTGGGATTGACCTATGCGGTGGGTGTAGGCGGCTCCTTGCTGGTCATCGGTTCAGCCGCCGGAATCGTCGCCATGAGCAAGATCCCCGGCCTCACCTTCGCCAGCTATCTGCGCTACAGCCTCTGGTTGCTGGTGGCCTATACCGTGGGCTACGCAGGAGTTTACGTGCTGGGGCTGTTCATCTAG